The following are encoded in a window of Carya illinoinensis cultivar Pawnee chromosome 15, C.illinoinensisPawnee_v1, whole genome shotgun sequence genomic DNA:
- the LOC122296791 gene encoding uncharacterized protein LOC122296791 — MLISAHSYFVLMQKSTYLVRGKFRMIDFHQSFHYVSCENCNKATGYDLGENFICYSCKNAAIARARCRVYLDVYDDTTSTPVVIFGSLAEEILGCTAVDLIDRTDEEHLPYIENIANNIENNEWIIVLGAQMNESGRLRQNKLTVLSVNNVPGTAT; from the exons ATGTTGATTAGTGCACATAGTTATTTTGTCTTAATGCAGAAGTCTACATATTTGGTTAGAGGCAAATTTAGAATGATTGATTTTCACCAGTCATTCCACTACGTATCATGCGAGAATTGTAACAAGGCAACTGGCTATGACCTCGGTGAAAACTTCATATGTTATAGTTGCAAGAATGCAGCAATTGCACGGGCAAG GTGTCGAGTTTATTTAGATGTGTATGATGATACCACATCGACACCCGTTGTTATTTTTGGATCTTTGGCAGAGGAAATTTTGGGATGCACAGCTGTTGATCTTATAGACCGTACAGACGAG GAACATCTGCCTTATATTGAAAACATTGCAAACAacattgaaaataatgagtggATCATAGTCTTGGGTGCGCAGATGAATGAATCTGGGAGGTTACGTCAAAACAAACTTACTGTATTATCTGTTAATAATGTCCCAGGAACAGCAACATGA
- the LOC122297343 gene encoding rhamnogalacturonan I rhamnosyltransferase 1-like, which produces MNMLAFSGCTQGCNSEEVEELTRMRYAYPWWKEKIINSELKRKDGLCPLTLEETALNLRALEIDPSFEIYIAAGEIYGGERRMAILANAYPKLVKKETLLESIDLRFFQNHSS; this is translated from the exons ATGAACATGTTGGCATTTTCTGGCTGCACTCAAGGTTGTAACAGCGAGGAGGTGGAGGAGTTGACAAGAATGAG GTATGCTTATCCCTGGtggaaagagaaaataattaactctgaattgaaaaggaaagatGGTTTATGCCCCTTGACACTTGAGGAAACTGCTCTGAATCTGAGGGCGCTAGAAATTGATCCAAGTTTCGAAATTTATATTGCAGCTGGTGAAATTTATGGTGGAGAGAGAAGAATGGCAATTCTTGCAAATGCTTACCCAAAGTTG GTCAAAAAAGAGACACTGTTGGAATCGATTGACCTTAGGTTTTTCCAAAATCACTCTTCCTAG